A genomic region of Palaemon carinicauda isolate YSFRI2023 chromosome 11, ASM3689809v2, whole genome shotgun sequence contains the following coding sequences:
- the LOC137649239 gene encoding uncharacterized protein, translating to MARWRDTSRAVTNGRTMKWTMMGHSGTRGGGLSTSPYYQVSLGLLEEGLQDSTFRRLRGSVVGGGGGEGGCSEGLVGGGGGGSDGGSLEGLVGGGGGGDGGSSEGLVGGGGGSGDGGSSESLVGGGGGGGGGGGGGGGDGGSSEGGGGGGDDGSSEGLVGGGGGGGDGSGSEGLVGGEGGGGGGGGGGGGGGGSSSNSEGLVAGGGGDGDGGGSKGLVGGGGGGGGDCDGGSSEGLVGGGGGGG from the exons ATGGCTAGGTGGAGAGATACAAGTCGTGCAGTTACAAATGGTCGAACAATGAAATGGACGATGATGGGAC ATTCTGGTACAAGGGGAGGAGGATTGTCTACGTCACCTTATTACCAAGTTTCACTGGGGTTGCTGGAAGAGGGATTGCAGGATTCCACATTCAGGAGACTCCGTGGATcagtggttggaggaggaggtggtgaggGCGGCTGCTCTgagggtttggttggaggtggtggtggtggtagtgatgGCGGCAGCttagagggtttggttggaggaggaggtggtggtgatggcggcagctcagagggtttggttggaggaggaggtggtagtGGTGATGGAGGCAGCTCAGAgagtttggttggaggaggaggaggaggaggaggaggaggtggtggtggtggtggtgatggcggaagctcagagg gaggtggtggtggtggtgatgacggcagctcagagggtttggttggaggaggtggtggtggtggtgatgggagTGGCTCAGAGGGCTtggttggaggagaaggaggaggtggtggtggtggtggtggtggtggtggtggtggtggtagtagcagcaactcagagggtttggttgcaGGAGGTGGTGGTGATGGGGATGGCGGCGGCTCaaagggtttggttggaggaggaggtggtggtggtggtgattgtGATGGCggaagctcagagggtttggtcggaggaggaggtggtggtgggtgA
- the LOC137649240 gene encoding uncharacterized protein, which translates to MWWVEAAQRVWLEEEEVVVVVVMAEAQKVWLEEEVVRAAAQRVWLEVVVVVVVMAGQRVWLEEEVVVVVVGDGGSSEGFVGGCGGGDGSGTSEGLVGRCGGGDGSCSSEGLVGGCGGGDGSSSEDFVGGGGGGGGVGDESSSEGLVGGGGGGGSDDGGSEGLVGGGGDGGDGSGLEGLVGGGGGGGGGDGGSSSNSEGLVGGGGGGGGGDGGSSESLVGGGGGGGDGGSSESLVEGGGGGGGGDGGSSESLVGGGGGGGGDDSGSEGLVGGCGGGDGSCTSEGLVGGCGGGDNSGSSEGLVGGCGGGDSSGTSEGLVGGCGGGDSSGSSEGLVGGCGGGDGSGSSEGLVGGCGGGDGSGSSEGLVGGCGGGDGSGSEDLVGGGGGGGGGGGGDDSSSEGLVGGGGGGGGDDSGSEGLVGGGYDGGDGTASEGLVGGGGGGGGGGGGGGGGDGGGSEGLVGGGGGGGGGGGGGDSEGLAGGAGGAGGGGGRYSRGFGWRR; encoded by the coding sequence atgtGGTGGGTGGAGGCAGCTCAGAgagtttggttggaggaggaggaagtggtggtggtggtggtgatggcggaagCTCAGaaggtttggttggaggaggaggtggtgagggcggcggctcagagggtttggttggaggtggtggtggtggtggtggtgatggcaggTCAGAgagtttggttggaggaggaggtggtggtggtggtggtgggtgatggcggcagctcagagggttttGTTGGAGGATGTGGTGGTGGGGATGGCAGCGGCacctcagagggtttggttggaagatgtggtggtggtgatggcagctgcagctcagagggtttggttggaggatgtGGTGGTGGGGATGGCAGCAGCTCAGAGGATttcgttggaggaggaggaggaggtggtggtgttggtgatgaaagcagctcagagggtttggttggaggaggaggtggtggtggtagtgatgacggcggctcagagggtttggttggaggaggtggtgatggtggtgatgGCAGCGGCttagagggtttggttggaggaggaggaggtggtggtggtggtgatggtggtagtAGCAGCaactcagagggtttggttggaggaggtggtggtggtggtggtggtgatggcggcagctcagagagtttggttggaggaggaggtggtggtggtgatggcggtagCTCCGAGAGTTTGGTtgaaggaggaggtggtggtggtggtggtgatggcggaagCTCAGAGtctttggttggaggaggaggtggtggtggtggtgatgacagcggctcagagggtttggttggaggatgtGGTGGTGGGGATGGCAGCTGCacctcagagggtttggttggaggatgtGGTGGTGGTGATAACagcggcagctcagagggtttggttggaggatgtGGTGGTGGGGATAGCAGCGGCacctcagagggtttggttggaggatgtGGTGGTGGTGATAGCAGCggaagctcagagggtttggttggaggatgtGGTGGTGGGGATGGCagcggcagctcagagggtttggttggaggatgtGGTGGTGGGGATGGCagcggcagctcagagggtttggttggaggatgtGGTGGTGGGGATGGCAGCGGCTCAGAGGATTTggttgggggaggaggaggaggtggtggtggtggtggtggtgatgacagcagctcagagggtttggttggaggaggaggtggtggtggtggtgatgacagcggctcagagggtttggttggaggaggttaTGATGGTGGTGATGGCACCGCCTCAGAGGGTttagttggaggaggaggaggaggaggaggaggtggtggtggtggtggtggtggtgatggcggtggctcagagggtttggttggaggaggaggaggaggtggtggtggtggtggtggtggcgactCAGAGGGTTTGGCTGGAGGAGCAGGTggtgctggtggtggtggtggtagatactcaagagggtttggttggaggaggtag
- the LOC137649241 gene encoding uncharacterized protein, translating into MAAAQRVWLEEEVVVVMAVAQRVWLKEEVVVVVVVMAETQRVWLEEEVVVVVVGDGGSSEGLVGGCGGGDGNGTSEGLVGGCGGGDSSGSSEGLVGGCGGGDGSGSSEGLVGGCGGGDGSGSSEGLVGGCGGGDGSGSSEGLVGGCGGGDGSGSEDLVGGGGGGGGGGGGDDSSSEGLVGGGGGGGGG; encoded by the coding sequence atggcggcagctcagagggtttggttggaggaggaggtggtggtggtgatggcggtagCTCAGAGAGTTTGGTtgaaggaggaggtggtggtggtggtggtggtgatggcggaaactcagagggtttggttggaggaggaggtggtggtggtggtggtgggtgatggcggcagctcagagggtttggttggaggatgtGGTGGTGGGGATGGCAACGGCacctcagagggtttggttggaggatgtGGTGGTGGTGATAGCagcggcagctcagagggtttggttggaggatgtGGTGGTGGGGATGGCagcggcagctcagagggtttggttggaggatgtGGTGGTGGGGATGGCagcggcagctcagagggtttggttggaggatgtGGTGGTGGGGATGGCagcggcagctcagagggtttggttggaggatgtGGTGGTGGGGATGGCAGCGGCTCAGAGGATTTggttgggggaggaggaggaggtggtggtggtggtggtggtgatgacagcagctcagagggtttggttggaggaggaggaggtggtggtggtggttga